Sequence from the Argopecten irradians isolate NY chromosome 12, Ai_NY, whole genome shotgun sequence genome:
GTCTCTCtcattcataaaataaaactgGATATATTATGAAGCTTACTGTTAAAggtttggattttttttttgaaaaataagcAGCACTTAAAAATTCAAGTGTGATCAGTagtatataaaaacaaaagatcATATGAAAAcgcatatgtaaataaaaaaaaatcctcaaaACTCTTCGATTTAGATACAGGATAGATATTTAAGGGTATCAATATAAAATCCgtcattaaattatatttttctcatctgttatttgaattaaaaataaacattagtataaaagtaaatataattgcattaattttgtttactAAGAAAGCCAGAAAGTTGTGTTGTTCTAAGTACAAACTACAAACACACCTATGGTTCGTTTTAATCAATAAGTGTAAGTGTTGTAAATTGCTCAATGTAATAATATTCGGGTTAAttcaaatattacaaaatgttgttTAATCACAAATCACTCTACTTTATAGTCAATAACATATTAACCAAGGTCGCTTACCTTAAACGGACGACCGGAAGTAGTTAGTCCATAAAACCGGATACGTGTAGAACAATCATGAATGTCTATATTTAGAATTTCAATACAAGTTAACGAATCACTGTACACATCCGGTTTTTTATGGAATCCTACAGTGCAACTGTTCGCCCACATGCCTTTCCATTTGAAGTATTTAAGCTGGGGTCCTACCATATTTACTCTGTTCGCATCACAAGCAGGAGTGTCCGCCAACACTGGAGAAATTAAAAGAAAAGTTTATTGTACATACTGAAAACGgacagaaaaaaatgtgttcGCTTAGCATAAGCAAAGGTACACTTAACAGAATCAACGGTCTAATTAACAGAATCAACGGTCTACTTAACAGAATCAACGGTCTACTTAACAGAATCAACGGTTTACTCATCCTTGATaacccaggggttactataacgtagttatatccacccctggataatcccatagtaaaactggaggcaacagaacagaacggGTAAtgtagtcctttgatgtacatcaaaagaactgtatcacggtacattgtggttgactgtgttaaAAAAGTTGGACGTCGCTgcgtcttcaaaggaaatctttgaaGATCtttgattggttcagatttctTTCTCCTGAGCTGTTATATCATAAGATAGTCCTGGGGGGGATaaaacgtcagtgatagtaacccctggagtatcgaggatgcggtTTACTTAAAAGAAGCAACGGTCATATTTTCTAGTGTTTGACCAAAATGTTCACTAGAGAAATATGTATTGACACATCGTTTACTTCTTTGAGTCAAAACGTTTTCAGTTGTTGTTTAAAcaatcattttattaatttatcaatacATTGTTTTTGCTATCAGGgaacattttttcaaaaacaataatgtaaacaaacaaaaaattaaaatgtaaaaagacttttcaaaactaaatgatgAAAACTAAGCCTGACGTTCTAGAAGAAACTAAAGACTTTTCTCTTTTGTTGACAGTGCCTGTCATACAGATCTactttgtttatcatgtttatcaaactcgattaagttcattttcatattttgaaaatacaaGTGTTTTAAGCGAGTGTTTTGTATTTGAAAACTAACTAACGAGAGTTCAGATAAACATGAGAAATATTACGTGTTCGGGGAATTTGTCTATCCCATTTAATAGTTGTTTCTAGCCTACGTTCAAGGTAGCCTTCCACCACATAGCGTCATAAATATGTTTCTACCATAGAGATATAATGCCTACAAAACCCacattttgttgtatttacTTTAAATAACCAACGTCCtgttataaattaaatataaaagaaaatatgttatgAAAAGTGGTCCAAAATCGAAACCCATATGCCTCCAATTACAATCAAAAGGAGTTTGAGCAATGAGAAACGCTGTAGTTACAAAGACACACTGGGGTGTGTAAACCTAAACGATAATCAACTGATTTGGACCCtataatattatcatttctattgtgaaacatgcatagttatgggataaaaaGTTATCATAGTGAAAAATATCCACTTTACTAAATGAAATATAACTactattcatcaagaaacatgGACTATCCTCAATATCATAGCCCAACGTTGTAATGTAATAAACATACCTACAGCGTTGAAAGGGTCTGCTGTCGTCGTTGTAGTCGTCGTTGTTGTTGGAGGAAGGCAGTCATCGTACACACTCCCGGGAGTCATGGCGAATACTTTGAAAAAGAAGTTGCTGTTGCTGGAGcgattgttgtttattttgacCTGTATAGCATTAGTATTGCAGCACCACCGGGCGGAGGTAGGGTTAGATCGGCAGTTGAACGTCTGAAATTCGCAGGACAAAAGAATAAGTAATACGATTAGTGagagatgctccaccaccgactgagcataaacgatacccatcattggAACAATAACGGATGTTTAATCGTCTATGCGtgtgtctgattaacacaaatatatatatatataatcagttATTTTGCGTTTGGTACAGGTACAAtgagtacttcattccatataagtcATAGTGATATGGATATTTTTCGTGACGcatttttgatgtacatcaaaagagccgtataacggtacactgtgatGACTGTGTCGCTTTGATGTTaggtgtcgctctctctgtagtcttcaaaggaaatttttgctagcctgtgattggtcaaaatattttcagctgagctgccttcaatttcactatgagatagtccaggggtgtagagatcgtaagtgatcggaatccctgcatgagtatcgaggatggctcTGTTGGTGGTGGAGCAACTCTATCGAAAGGAGAAACGATGGcatctaaatattttaaaatatcaaatttcttAATCTTACAGattgtttttcaatatttgctTTTTAACCTGTTATATTCATAACAATCAGTAGGATTGGACAAAAGGTTAAGCCTTTATAAGCCGCACTCTCCTAGCcagatatttgataattttaattatatatgcaAACAATGATAAGGTTAAGCATCGAAGAAGAATGGAATTCCATAAATATGCCATGTATTATTAATGATGCGCCTATAGTTATATGAGTCTAAGAATAAATTGCATGTAATAATTTTTTCaagattattatatatataactttagtTTCCcgtagagaaaaaaaacaaccttcTACAAGTCCTATGATATTAAGATTCGTCCATGAACTCTAACTTATGATCAACATCGTCAATATTCTTGTATGAGACACTGTAACCACTTGGGCCTCGTGTTGACCCTGCAATTAACTATTCCAAAACAGTTAAACTGAAAAAAAGAATATGCTTCATGTGCAACTTGCACAAGAtgtttatcttaattaaatttGTTGCACTTTTCTGTTGGTTTGAAGGTAATGGCTTTGTTTTCACATCCCAGGGACATTGTAATGAAATCTTTGCCCATAACATAAGAAACCATTCTATTAGAACAGTAAAAGATATGTCGGTCCGATATCGATTTATGCATtgttaacattatttattttgttgtaaatataacaatatggGTTGTATTTCTAAAAGTACTTATACTAGCGGTAATTATATTCTAACAATTGTTGATATGGTAACAGTTCACTGATTTCAAGCGAGATAATAATGGTTCGTTTTTATTGCTTTTATTCATTGTTCAGCAATGCAATACATGTAAATTCATGAATATagtctttgcatatttcagagttagctcccttacggttaggtatccattgtgacgtcattattttgaatGGGCACCATTTACGTCTTTTACTCCGCAAAAGTATAACATTACGATTACAAACACATAACgccacaatcgatacctaccggAAGgacagataaatctgtaatatgcaaatacagaatataagtgaccaaaaacaaacaaacttaaaaAGTCACTATATATccgaaaaaaatcaaagtagataaaaaaaataattaattacattatgaCGTCAGAACATTTAagcaccaaacaaatgcaaggtTCCTTTTTAATATCTCTGTTTACAGTAAAGgtttattttgctgttttgcaTGTTGGCGTATGGTGAGAACTACGCACGGTATTTAGGATGACGCCGTTAAACAAAAGACGACTCATgttatggaaattaacatttgattaaCTTTTATAAAGATATTCATGATGATAATGTAGTATTAACCGTAAGTAAATAATTTTTGTGactttacaaattatcaaaactCGTTTTACATTTCGATTTTTAGAATTGAAATCAGTTTCGGTAACGTATCGAACCTTTAaagcttatacaatgtatttctgtAAGACTTAGaagtaccgtattcgaccaataagcgcccagggcgcttaaaaattgatgaaaatgaaaaggtgctaataagtcaaaatgattgcaaatctataccgttttatgtaattttggtccttatttattcctgggcaattgaaattgaggccttaAAAAGGGGAAGGGCGCTTATaaggacatgggcgcttattgggtcgaatacggtactaGTAAGTAATTCTATCTACATTCTAAAATCTATAAGTAGTTTAACAGTATGCAAAGTAGGAAAACTTATTAGATGTATCCTAAATTGGCATTGACTCAAACTGTTGTGAATATTATCACTCTTTCGATTTCTACTGGGTGTGCTGATCGAACGTTTCACAGGAAGTACAACTCCTTAGATCATTCCGGCCCGTTCGATTTCGCATGTTTACACTGGGAAACCGCTCCCTCGGGATTCCTGGAGTTTCGAGATCAATTGCACAGTGAATAACAGTGCTACATGTTCTCTTTGTTCCTCCCTTTGTTTTCTTATATGAGAAAGGCTCTAACTAAAGGTCCCTATCTCCTCAGTGTACAATCAACTGTCACGATGGAACTCGATATATCACCATTcgtcaaatgtttttttttcgttaTGTTATTTGatgatacaaatgtacaatgtatcattTCTCAAGCCATCACGGTTTGTGGGCCCGATATATCACAGTAAAAAGTATCTACCATTGTTGGTTTTCTTGGCATTATCTTACTGCAAATCAATAAAATCcgatattaaatatttaaattaaattctaAATTTATTTCAGTAAGATGCAGCCAATTTGCAGTATTGGTCTCAGAAATATTTGATTCTGTGGTTTAGCCTAGATTTCCATTACCACATGCAATGTATTTTAACCGTGGTGTCTTGAGTACCAATATGAATAAGGTGactattttgatttatataattataccaGCTATAAACTTATTCTATTTTAGatataaagggaggtaatttcgTTCTCAGAACACCAATATCTTAAAACTTGACTACACCGCTCTCAACGAATTTAATCTGTGGATGTCAACATCGAATCGCTTTTTCTTTAGAAAATATCCATTACTGAAAACCCTTTTATGGGTACACATGTGCAACATGGCAGGAAAGTGGAGAAAACAAAAGGGTGGGACtccataaagttatggtaagtattttCATCATggaaattggttttacattataaacaaatttattttcgcGACGATTTAATTTCGATTATTTCAAGGGCAAAATTTCACGAAAATAAATTGCCACAAAAAAGTTTcgaatacaggtaaaataaaccCATAGAAAATagatcgcgaaattaaatcacCCTGAAAAAGACAAAAGGTATGAAAGTTCGAAAAATAGTGGCCGCTATAAAAAAGTTACAGTATACGAAAATGATACCAACGAAATAGGGGTCTTAATATGACACACACAATGTCATGAGTATAGGATCTTAACtaaatgttcatttcatatgaaattttatgaaacgagtctcgAAAAAGTGTTTTGGTTTTGAGAGCCTTGCGGAAACGAGTTtcaaaaaatatcatatgacatgaacatgaaatttcagataccttttttatcaaataacaaTCACAATAACCTTTAGTTTGAAAAATATCgtaggccgccattttgtcacgACATCCTCGAATCTCACGTCATGGCATTACTTACTGACGTCAagccatgacgtcacaatggatttcGATCCAATAAAAACGCTTCGTGTTATTTTATAGTTGTGACACCTGTGAAAATATTACAAAGGCGGATTAttgtttaaggattaacttgaatagattttttatgttatggagatacaacacaaaaatcgtcgcggtttatttagagtacactcagaattttgtgttataaaaaatatctccaaattaatttttataattcaatttactaaagatgatctcttcaatattcaaaattcatttgggactcttttgtctatgaaatcattacgccgtcatctcagtcaatcagaagcaacgttataaacggcgacgccattttttcctttatggtctgataaagtaaatttttaagccaatgaaaatgctcgtaacaagcaaaactGAATTATATAAACGTAAAATGTATCCAGAGTGTAtgtttttttccccttttttaaCTTACCCTAGTAGGGGTAGTGAAGTTAGTCCCATAATATTCTACGTCGGCTGAACAATCTAAAAACTCAAAACTGAGGATCTCCACACAGATGTAGTTTTCTCTCACTGAAGTCCGTTTACTGAACCCTATTACACAATTCCTTATACTGGATCCATTCCATCTGTAGTACGTCGGCTTTTCGTTGGCGAAATTTGATCTATAGGCCAAACACGAATCCCTGTCATATAATATAGCTGCAAAAAGATCAAACAGTGCATTAAGTTGTAGTGGAGTTTTATACACAATATCTTTAAATATGCATTACAAAGGAATTGCTTTGATAGTAACGATACAAATCAAAGCAGGTTCATTTATCATTCATGGAAAATTGACAACGCCGTCATAGCAaattacataacatataacaattACGGTGGGAGAATACAAATGCTTGAACGTTTCCTTTATAGAAATCTAATTTCGACACGTCTAGAATTTtgcacattatttttttcctatttgACACTTATACAGTAGTtttctataaatagaacagTGTCGATTTAACGACTTAACacttaataaaaaataactgtACAGAACATAAATGCTGAAACATATtgcgaaaataaaataattttgtgaagAACTCAGATTTATGCAAATAGTCCACTCCTGATTGGAACATAAACagtaattttctttaaatagcACATTtttgatttacaaaatgtaaaactttGAGTGtgaaaaaatcactaaaataatGTTACCACTAAACTGTATGCTTTAATAGTAAGTTGTCAACAGAGTTATTGGATTTCATAACTAttgatttctttattattttttttatcgtaACAAATAACGTTGTCGTGATTATGTTTGATTAATAGGTCTTTTGGAACTTTTCAATTATCACATTTTCGATCTTTCatttaaatacatacatgtatatcttataaCGTATCAAATTTTGCATCCCTTAGCCTCAAACTATGGAAACTTTTTGTTTtggcaatttattttcatagaaAGTCTTATAATATTCCACTTtacctgtctatattattatgtttttattttataatttttttttttaattttgcctGAAATATATAATAGGGGGGGggagcctaataatataggcaagtttagcggactagttttACATATAAATGAAGAAATAGTAACGGAGTACTGTTTAATTTTTAAAGCTGCTAACAGAATTCTATTtttgactttttatttttttctgtgagCATTTTCTATAACGTCTTTGACAACTTTTAATTTGATGCATTTTCATCATACAATGAAATTGTAATTCGTGATATTCGTTGAATATATTGAATGTGAAGTGTAGTCAATACACATGCTGCTTTGTATCAATAGTAAAATCACACAATTCAATAGAGAAAATGGGAAACAGGCACTCGTATTTGTATTCACATCACATGTGTGTTGGTAGCGGGAAATATTCCATTTATATAATCTGAAGATAAATAGCTTTGATTAAGTATTTGAAAATCGTTGCTAATAGAATAAGATATGGATTTCATAAATCAAGACTCTCTTGTGAATTGCCAAACAGGCGCTTGAATATTCGTTTGGGAATACGGCGTCTCGTAGATATTTAAAACCTCCTATATACAACACTTGAGGGTGTTTCTTTTAGAAAAGCGATAGTGAATATGTATTGTTGTAATAGCAATATACATCCTGATAATGGGCTCCGGTAGAATTTATATTAGGAGTGAAATTGTTATTTCGGGTAAACGCATTTAAGAGATTATCAAAATCGGCGCTTTAATTCTCAAACGGGAATATTTCTGTCAGAAAGCAATTAGGGATGCGGGCTTCCTCAGAGGCGAGGAAAGCAAGTGGATAATATCTTAAAAACGGACTAGTACTAACTCATTCACCATTGACTGATTAGGATATATTTAACAATCATCATTACGTGTCATTGTTCATTAATCCTTGACTTGGTTGAAAAGTCTTATCAGAAATAATACACCAACGGCACGTGCTTCACAGCGGTGGAACACCGAATGGGGAAACAATTTTAGAAATTAACCTCGAGTCCCGATTCCAATCTTGACCCCATGAATAATCAATCCATAATTGCGAATATGATCGGTTAATAAATACTGGAATCAATTGTCGGaaacaaaattcatttgttttgtttgagtGTAACGACATCGTTAATTAGTACTGGTCGGCCGCAGATCGATGGTGTTTTTCCTGCGGGAGTGCATAACTGCCAACTCTGAGGCACCGCGAACGATAATACTGTTTCTTCCAACAGCCGTACCGATTTCAACAGACTTTTTCTGAGGTGATCAAAGAAGAATTTTTAAAAGATATCGCATTTCATTTGAAACAAGCCTAGCTTCTTGCTATAGCCAATTCGTCAAGACGGAGAATGATCTAGAATGCAACTGAATTCGCGCATATTTTCCCACGAGTTTAGagtttttcaaaaacaaaactgTCTATGAAATTGAAAGGCATTTATTCACAATCCGACGAACATGATTATAACCAGTATATCTATTtctaaataatgttttgctgcAAGTTCCACGTGTTAAATGCATAATTTTGGGATCTGTAAAAAATTTCATCGAAACGTATTTATCAATCAATTTATTCAATTATATAATCCAAGGTTTTTCAAGTTGAAAAAGTTGCTGATAGAAGACCCCAGATCAAGGAATTATAAAATTTCCAAAAACcattcaaataatttcaaatatctaCTTATATTGAATCACATgcataacaaactttgaatcaTGCCTGTTTACAGTGCTGTAGGAACCCAGTTTTAACTGGAAAAATCACCGAACCACGGCCTGTAGCTTACAATTGGCCTACAGACCTTGCTTCTAAGCACAAACCCTCGAACCTAAAACATTTACATCGGAATATACGATCTATTTCTTGGCGTGTCGAATCGGAAGTAAAAACTCTCTTTCAAATACCATTGTCATTTCATGCCACAAGATGTAACATTACCTCATTTACCCctaaaattcataatgaactgttccagccttTGTATCAGAATAGTCCAAATATGTCTTTATGAATCAATGCGCTAAGCTGCTTTTTCAGCTTATAagagttttttttctctatctgCAGTCTACTGTTTTCTCTCTTATATTGACAAAGATCTGACCGTCCGCCTACACATTGTGGACGGTAATGTATTTACGGTACAGAGACAAACCACAGTCTATATGGCTGTGGTAATGTAAGTAAATTATCCAGCATAATGGTGTTAGGGACCATGTCTATATATTGGCATTTCGGTAAGATAGCACTAAAAGATTACGTAAGTATTTTAtccattaaaggcccactactcctccgaAATTTTTTTTCCTAAGAACAATAATAACATTAGAAAATAtctatcgatggcctaagatgggGTTACAGcaacaaacaaatgcaagatttcctatgtaatatatgataacagtgaaGATTTATTTCACTGTTTTTACCGTCTGGCGCAGTTGATTGttaacgcgcggtaattaggacgacggcgggaaacataagacgacccgcgttatgaaaatttacgtttattttatttcaattaaattgttcagaatgtgatgttaagtattaacggtaagctaataaatTCTGCGACTCtgcaaaattatcaattttgtttgagaaaaaaaaattaaaagcctttTCGGGACGGTAGTGGGCCTGTAAGTCACACAGATTATATAGGTATTTCATACTCGGACAACAGTTTTAAATTGTTATGAGTTGCGAGATactaaaatattattgattGCGATTAACTTTCACCTGATGGTAAGATTCTGCAAAAATTAATCAACGCGAAATAATAGCAATACATAGGTACTTTAGAATATTTATGAATGTAAATCTTAAAATCTAGTCGCCATGAAAAATGTTATGAGGCATAAAAACTGGCAATGAAATGATCGCAAATGTACTTGTTGTTGTAGTGAAGTTATAAAGACATATCACATTCTACTTCTGGCTATTAACCATCGTCGTTGATTTTCTCTGGTACCTCCCAAACACAAAACCTTACATTCAAAAGCTTTCAATATGCCATGGATTgtcacacaaaaaaacaacaaaaaaaaacaaaaaacaaaacgaaaaacaTGGGATTTTATCAGTCTTTTCACGATAATGCATGGAGCTAATCTAGCGCaagttgttatatatatacacacaggaAAGCTATGTAAAACCTATCTCAATGTTTCTGTTCACACAGTGTAACTAAGGTAAACTACTAGGAGTGTGAACAGACATGTATGTTCATTATCAATGTTTCATATAACATGTACATTCCAGCTAGCTAAGTTTACCCCAACAATCAACCATAACATACAATACAGATATATGAACTTGCCACAATTTAATGCTTCTTGGCGTTGTGTATTTGTACTTTTACAATTCTAACATTTGAATTCAGTaaagaaagaaatgaaataaactaAAAGCAGATTATATTATTGAATAGACGAAATACCAATACACGTACTATTAATAATAGACATTATTTCTAAATTGAATCTAAATTACTATTAATAATGTAATGCTTCAATTACGCAGAGACATTATTTCTAAATTAAATCAAACTGACAATGATTAACTCTGAAAAGGGTATGCTTTTGTTATCTTTCCCTAACATGGTATAAGAACAGTGTTTCCAAAAGAATAAACATACTGACATAACATGTGGATCAAAGGCGTTTTGTCGACGCTTGTAACATATCTCTATGGCGTGTGAATTAAGTGGTAAATATAGGCCAAAACAATTAATTCTAACAGTGTTAACAAAAACCTGCAACGTAGATACAAAAAATGATTTGTGGTTTTCAATTCAAGCACCTCATGAAAATACACATAGAAAATATTGAttgttttatgaaatgaaaatcaaaactCACCTTCACCAGCGACAAGGAATGGTTTCATAgttaatgataaataaaaaattgccAAACACAGAAACTGGTCCAGATCCATTACTAGCCGGAGGCTTTCTCGTATAACACGCACTTCTACCGATTTACCCATCATTCTTGAATGAGCACTCACATCCCGTGTAAACGTGGGCTACTCACTCGAACACCGGCGTGTGCCTCGCCATCATACAAGTCCGATACAGAGGCAGGGCATCACGTGACTTGAGACATAAATACGTCCCAGAACCAGCCGTTGTTCCTATTTTATTCAGTCAGTGGCTGAAAATAGAATTAAGATGATGGGAACATCTCTGACGATTCAATACGGAGAATGACATATATCTATGTCATAAAAAATGTGATCATTGTGGCAAATATGAAATTCTGTTTACAGGTGATATATTTTGGGGAAGTGAATTTGCTTCACTCCCTGGCGGGACACATTGTCTAAGACCCGGGTCACGCGGTATTGTGTAAGTAAGTTAACTCGATCTAACTGCCCGGTTTATTAGTTTGCATGCATTTTCCTCTATCATATGTTGATTAATGTAATAAAGGAACTCCCACAGTGAGATATCTGCATTAGCGGGGGCCTCCTCAGTCTCTAGTGTCCCGCGCTATCTTGTGAATGTATTGACGAAACTCGACATAATGTGTGCTAATGTTCGCCCCACAGTACCCTAGAGGGCGCCATCGATCATCATGGCTTGTTTGTTACGTCACTTCCTTTCTAGTTTCATCAACAGACAAGAACATTAGATTGAGAATGGAACACCACATTAtaagataatatttatataGTTATTCAATTTGTTCTGTAATTTTCTATCTTGAGGTTATTATaactttaattaaattgttttggAGGATTTTTTGACGTAATCAAAGATTGAGGATATGTTAACAAAGTGAATTTGACATCGAATACTCTGAAATCATACATTTAAGAAAATAACTTTCAGTCAAACACATTTGATGAAGTCTGTCACAATTAcatctttttaattattttttttgcactGAATTGAATATAACATAGTCAGGACAAATCACGTCGGAATCATAAAAAACAGTGACACATTTAACTTGAGAGATACAATGTAGGCGAGGTAACCCACACGTAAAAGTCTATCGCAACATCACTAGAAAATTTCTGATAATCGCGTGTTTCCTAAACATCTTGTTATCGACTATAAAACTGTGCCATAGTCTTCCTCCACAGATAAATCCATACATGTAAAACTGTGTCGCCTTCGCACATGAATTATGACagttattgaaataatataagataataaagTACTAGGAATTGtactttaaaatgatttaatgtataaatatgacAACAAAAGTCTCGCTTACAAGATATCAGTTACACTTGAAATTATAAAACCAATGCTTCAACTGATTACATCACAAGGGGAATATACTTGATAGGATATAGCAACTGccaagtttctggtttcccgagACTTGTCTATTTCCCGAAGCGGAGTTATATTAAAAGTGTATAAAAGACATCAGTTTTGTTGTTTGGGTGGTGAAGAGCGAGATATGGGCCTGTGCCAGCTAGTCGTCATAATGCACAAAATGTACAGTCAGCACCAGAAAAAGATTTCTCTCCgtgtttttcttattttgtttcatttagtTCGCGGTTCGCGTCTCGTTGTTTAGGTCACCTTGATTCATTGGTCCTAAACTACTAAACTGTTGATAAACCTTTGATAATACAATATTACAAATTTCCATATTCAATGAGGGACATCTAAACAACAAtttgctgggttttttttttaaatttaatatcgCACTTTCTTATTGTGTTGATATCGCgtatattatttaaaatttaaaattttcgTTCAAAAAGACGATGTGAAAAAATACTGTCATTGAAACAATACAGCAAAACACACTCTAACCCGATAAAAATGACAATGGATAGAAGGGGAAAAATAGCTTATTACAGCTACATGACGAATCTAGGTCAAATCAGGGTCAAATCTAATTCAAATCTGGGCCAATAGAACCAGATAATTCACAAGAGTAAGCGTTATCTGCGTCAAGACCGACGCCCGccatacaaatgtaggtcaaatCAAAGTTTTCAGTAGAAAGGAAGAGGATGGCGACAATGAAACCCAAAGGTATATTAACAGGTTTTTAACAATAATGGCCAT
This genomic interval carries:
- the LOC138336969 gene encoding uncharacterized protein, translated to MMGKSVEVRVIRESLRLVMDLDQFLCLAIFYLSLTMKPFLVAGEAILYDRDSCLAYRSNFANEKPTYYRWNGSSIRNCVIGFSKRTSVRENYICVEILSFEFLDCSADVEYYGTNFTTPTRTFNCRSNPTSARWCCNTNAIQVKINNNRSSNSNFFFKVFAMTPGSVYDDCLPPTTTTTTTTTADPFNAVVLADTPACDANRVNMVGPQLKYFKWKGMWANSCTVGFHKKPDVYSDSLTCIEILNIDIHDCSTRIRFYGLTTSGRPFKTLSCHTHIKPRWCCSVNTINIKFDVIHYANKDELFFGVYKVPAGFVADECPDVQNLDDAQYHNSSNTIRSSLHINLGCLLLPLAAFLFTKLNHRHLLPDL